The proteins below are encoded in one region of Candidatus Zixiibacteriota bacterium:
- the lpxB gene encoding lipid-A-disaccharide synthase, protein MADKVDDSGPLVFISAGDPSGDIAASRLYAELKKLHPSLRSFGLGGQKLRLAGQEQLAEPKELAVLGFWEVAKRYIFFRKLFYTCIDEIKGRKPNCIILVDYPGFNLRLAHKLRALKLGIPIIYYIAPQVWAWGAGRIPKMKTDLDRLLVILSFEKHFFAGYGIATDFVGHYLLEDIPEQFRDTRLPDSKQIALLPGSRPQEIGRMLGPMLEAARLFNAKHGTQAVVAGISNGFDYERELASYAKDNISVLFEDSRKIIHESSLALTASGTATLECGIIGRPMVVVYKTSVLTYQIARRLVRLKHIGLVNLVLGEKVVPELIQHDATPQRMADELTRFWSNPALYKETASLLIQARDVLGGHGASCRAARIIADYL, encoded by the coding sequence GTGGCCGATAAGGTGGACGACTCAGGTCCGCTTGTATTTATCTCGGCTGGCGACCCATCGGGAGATATAGCAGCATCACGTCTCTACGCTGAACTTAAAAAGTTACACCCGTCGCTTCGCTCATTCGGACTTGGTGGACAAAAGCTGCGCTTGGCAGGGCAGGAACAGCTTGCAGAACCGAAAGAGCTGGCCGTTCTCGGTTTCTGGGAAGTGGCCAAGCGGTATATTTTTTTTCGAAAGTTATTTTACACCTGTATCGATGAAATAAAAGGACGCAAACCAAACTGCATTATTCTTGTCGATTATCCCGGATTTAATCTTCGTCTCGCCCATAAACTTCGTGCGCTCAAACTCGGCATTCCGATTATCTATTATATCGCCCCACAGGTATGGGCATGGGGGGCAGGCCGCATTCCCAAAATGAAAACTGATCTTGACCGTCTGCTTGTGATTCTGTCGTTTGAAAAACATTTTTTCGCGGGTTATGGAATCGCAACCGATTTTGTCGGACATTATTTGCTCGAGGATATTCCCGAGCAATTTCGTGATACAAGACTGCCCGACAGCAAACAAATCGCGCTTCTGCCCGGGTCACGCCCGCAGGAGATTGGACGAATGCTGGGGCCGATGCTTGAGGCGGCGCGGCTTTTCAATGCCAAGCATGGCACACAAGCGGTGGTCGCCGGTATTAGCAATGGATTTGATTATGAACGGGAGCTGGCCTCTTATGCCAAAGACAATATCTCGGTTTTGTTTGAAGACTCGCGAAAAATAATCCATGAGTCATCACTTGCGCTGACAGCCTCCGGAACGGCAACACTTGAATGCGGGATCATCGGACGGCCTATGGTTGTGGTATACAAGACTAGCGTTCTTACCTACCAAATTGCGAGACGGTTGGTCCGCTTGAAACATATCGGGCTTGTTAATCTGGTCCTCGGTGAGAAAGTTGTTCCTGAACTGATTCAGCATGATGCTACGCCACAACGGATGGCAGACGAACTCACGCGGTTTTGGTCAAACCCTGCTCTCTACAAAGAGACCGCCTCCCTTCTTATCCAAGCGCGAGATGTTCTCGGGGGCCATGGGGCGTCATGTCGGGCGGCCAGGATTATCGCCGACTATTTATGA